A single region of the Solwaraspora sp. WMMD791 genome encodes:
- a CDS encoding heparinase II/III family protein translates to MSPQLRTAALGRARQTFDIGDTGRAAWPHVDDATVRAVVAAAEADRGTDWPRLLLSDYARYWRDGIRTAYEQPAGELRRRTATAALAAALHGQPYLDEAADGLLQLCEQSTWCWAAHERFATEAGQVVPDTDRPFLDLGAAETVAVLAWADLILGAALDDRVPGLRQRIRRETRARVVEPFLGSREWHWLGLDGHLHNWNPWIHGHLLAAALFLVDDPPTRERVVDLVVDGLDRYLGSLPADGGCDEGYAYWWNGPARLAEALDLLDRVLDGQLDPWRWSPLPQLARYPHRMALGDGWYVNVGDGPARPSTAQPWQVLHRWGRATGDQQVVDHAASHRVPGEPAVTVDAGLGRAVLGLTDPQWTAQPPAAPPLPATTWLPDLQLLVSRERAGSPRGLTVAVKGGHNDENHNHNDVGSYLVALDGAPVLVDLGQPTYTAISFTDRRYEQWVTRSEWHNLPVVGGHGQAAGRAFRASSVVVDTGVDADALRLDLAAAYPPEAGCRSWRRQVRLDRRQSTVTVTERWRVDDPADLRLHHVVAGEPLTHTAGRLAVRALNGAVAVLGWDPRLGAGRLQRQPVDDPLLRDCWGDAVHRLVLVLPARPSGSVTVTVSGGSD, encoded by the coding sequence ATGTCGCCGCAGCTGCGGACAGCGGCGTTGGGCCGGGCCCGGCAGACGTTCGACATCGGCGACACCGGTCGGGCGGCCTGGCCGCACGTCGACGACGCCACGGTACGGGCCGTCGTGGCCGCCGCCGAGGCCGACCGGGGCACCGACTGGCCGCGACTGCTGCTGTCCGACTACGCCCGCTACTGGCGCGACGGGATCCGCACCGCGTACGAGCAGCCTGCCGGCGAACTGCGTCGGCGTACCGCCACGGCGGCGCTGGCCGCCGCGCTGCACGGCCAGCCCTACCTCGACGAGGCCGCCGACGGGCTGCTGCAGTTGTGCGAGCAGAGCACCTGGTGCTGGGCCGCCCACGAGCGGTTCGCCACCGAGGCCGGCCAGGTGGTACCCGACACCGACCGGCCGTTCCTGGACCTCGGGGCCGCCGAGACGGTCGCCGTACTGGCCTGGGCCGACCTGATCCTCGGCGCGGCGCTCGACGACCGGGTGCCGGGGCTGCGCCAGCGGATCCGCCGGGAGACCCGGGCGCGGGTGGTCGAGCCGTTTCTGGGCAGCCGCGAATGGCACTGGCTCGGCCTCGACGGGCACCTGCACAACTGGAACCCGTGGATCCACGGCCACCTGCTGGCCGCCGCGCTGTTCCTGGTCGACGATCCGCCGACCCGGGAGCGGGTGGTGGACCTGGTCGTCGACGGACTCGACCGCTACCTCGGCTCGCTGCCCGCCGACGGCGGCTGCGACGAAGGGTACGCGTACTGGTGGAACGGGCCGGCCCGGCTGGCCGAGGCGTTGGACCTGCTCGACCGGGTCCTCGACGGACAGTTGGACCCGTGGCGGTGGTCGCCACTACCGCAGCTGGCCCGCTACCCGCACCGGATGGCTCTCGGCGACGGCTGGTACGTCAACGTCGGGGACGGGCCGGCCCGGCCGAGCACCGCGCAGCCGTGGCAGGTACTGCACCGGTGGGGCAGGGCCACCGGCGACCAGCAGGTCGTCGACCACGCCGCCAGCCACCGGGTCCCGGGTGAACCCGCCGTGACGGTGGACGCCGGGCTGGGCCGGGCGGTGCTCGGCCTGACCGATCCGCAGTGGACGGCCCAGCCGCCCGCCGCCCCGCCGCTGCCCGCCACCACCTGGCTGCCCGACCTGCAACTGCTGGTCAGCCGGGAGCGGGCCGGCAGCCCGCGCGGGCTGACCGTGGCGGTCAAGGGCGGGCACAACGACGAGAACCACAACCACAACGACGTCGGCTCGTACCTCGTCGCGCTCGACGGCGCACCGGTGCTGGTCGACCTCGGCCAGCCCACCTACACCGCGATCTCCTTCACCGACCGCCGCTACGAGCAGTGGGTCACCCGCAGCGAATGGCACAACCTGCCGGTCGTCGGCGGCCACGGGCAGGCTGCCGGCCGCGCCTTCCGGGCCTCGTCGGTCGTCGTCGACACCGGCGTCGACGCCGACGCGCTGCGGCTCGACCTGGCCGCCGCGTACCCGCCGGAGGCCGGCTGCCGGTCCTGGCGGCGGCAGGTACGGCTGGACCGCCGCCAGTCGACGGTCACCGTCACCGAGCGGTGGCGGGTCGACGACCCCGCCGACCTGCGGCTGCACCACGTCGTCGCCGGTGAACCGCTGACCCACACCGCCGGTCGGCTCGCCGTCCGGGCGCTCAACGGCGCGGTGGCCGTGCTGGGCTGGGATCCGCGGCTGGGCGCCGGCCGTCTGCAGCGGCAGCCGGTCGACGACCCGCTGCTGCGCGACTGCTGGGGCGACGCGGTGCACCGGCTGGTCCTCGTTCTGCCGGCCCGCCCGAGCGGGTCCGTCACCGTGACCGTCTCCGGAGGCTCCGATTGA
- a CDS encoding DUF2264 domain-containing protein, giving the protein MTADDEFAEEQIADDRRLSPYTGYTRAHWAAAADRMLLALRRYASPDHARIDLPGPASAYGPDSDSLEAFARSFLLAAIRLRGEAGADPHGLADWYAAGLRAGTDPASPTAWPRPDRLDQAKVEACSIALGLHLTRPWLWDRLDEATRQRTVDWLSTVVGQPYPPINWVWFQIVVETFLRAVGGPWSVQDIESGLAVHESLYRADGWYSDGPERSYDHYVGWALHVYPLLWADQAGDGCPDDLRQVWRQRLSAYVDDALRLIGADGAPLMQGRSLSYRFAAAAPLWVAAMTGATDAPAGQLRRAASGMLRYFHEHGAPDRRGLLTLGWHREWPAMAQSYSGPGSPYWAAKGMLGLALPADHPVWMETERPLPVERADLLVAVPTPGWLIAGTRRDGVLRVVNHGTDHSVPGDERADSPLYARLGYSTATMPPLTGETVGDPSDNSVTIVDADGRRGHRNGFVALDCRVVDGVGQAVSRAATHWVDTAGDTGPDHGSGRAGPVRRGPVVTMASLIRGAVEVRLARLDSTEGLDVGTVLECSGWPVAGDVPPQARIGVDPPTCVVAGAAVISRLVGLAGFTHALVRRERSTSPLGDQVAVPVLRTAAPPAVGQVYAAVVMLAGAQADTPGPLPAVTVTAGPDGDTVAVRWPDGHLSTLLLSSAPG; this is encoded by the coding sequence TTGACTGCCGACGACGAGTTCGCCGAGGAGCAGATCGCCGACGACCGGCGGCTGTCGCCGTACACCGGTTACACCCGTGCGCACTGGGCGGCGGCCGCCGACCGGATGCTGCTGGCGCTGCGCCGGTACGCCTCGCCCGACCACGCCCGGATCGACCTGCCCGGCCCGGCCAGCGCGTACGGGCCGGACAGCGATTCGCTGGAGGCGTTCGCCCGGTCGTTCCTGCTGGCGGCGATCCGGCTGCGCGGCGAGGCCGGCGCCGACCCGCACGGGCTGGCCGACTGGTACGCCGCCGGGCTGCGCGCCGGCACCGACCCGGCCTCGCCGACCGCCTGGCCGCGTCCGGACCGGTTGGATCAGGCCAAGGTCGAGGCCTGCTCGATCGCGCTCGGTCTGCACCTGACCCGGCCGTGGCTGTGGGACCGGCTCGACGAGGCGACCCGGCAACGTACCGTCGACTGGCTGTCCACCGTCGTCGGTCAGCCGTATCCGCCGATCAACTGGGTGTGGTTCCAGATCGTCGTGGAGACGTTCCTGCGCGCGGTCGGCGGCCCCTGGTCGGTGCAGGACATCGAGTCGGGGCTGGCGGTGCACGAGTCGCTGTACCGGGCTGACGGCTGGTACTCCGACGGCCCGGAACGGTCCTACGACCACTATGTCGGCTGGGCGTTGCACGTCTATCCGCTGCTCTGGGCCGATCAGGCCGGCGACGGGTGCCCGGACGACCTGCGCCAGGTGTGGCGGCAGCGGCTGTCGGCGTACGTCGACGACGCCCTGCGGCTGATCGGCGCCGACGGCGCTCCGCTGATGCAGGGCCGCAGCCTCAGTTACCGGTTCGCCGCCGCGGCGCCGCTGTGGGTGGCGGCGATGACCGGTGCCACCGACGCGCCGGCGGGGCAGTTGCGGCGGGCGGCCAGCGGGATGCTGCGGTACTTCCACGAGCACGGGGCACCGGACCGGCGGGGGCTGCTGACGCTGGGCTGGCACCGGGAGTGGCCGGCGATGGCCCAGTCCTACTCCGGGCCCGGGTCGCCGTACTGGGCGGCGAAGGGGATGCTGGGGCTGGCCCTGCCGGCCGACCATCCAGTATGGATGGAAACCGAACGGCCGTTGCCGGTCGAGCGGGCGGATCTGCTGGTGGCGGTGCCGACGCCGGGCTGGCTGATCGCCGGCACCCGTCGCGACGGCGTGCTCCGGGTGGTCAACCACGGCACCGACCATTCGGTGCCGGGCGACGAGCGGGCCGACTCGCCGCTGTACGCCCGGCTCGGCTACTCGACGGCGACGATGCCGCCGCTGACCGGCGAAACCGTCGGCGACCCGTCGGACAACTCGGTCACGATCGTCGACGCCGACGGCCGACGCGGCCACCGCAACGGGTTCGTGGCGCTCGACTGCCGGGTGGTCGACGGGGTCGGCCAGGCGGTCTCGCGGGCCGCGACGCACTGGGTCGACACCGCCGGCGACACCGGACCGGACCATGGATCGGGCCGCGCCGGCCCGGTCCGCCGGGGGCCGGTGGTGACGATGGCCTCCCTGATCCGGGGCGCGGTGGAGGTACGGCTGGCCCGGCTCGACTCGACCGAGGGTCTCGACGTCGGCACCGTACTGGAGTGCAGCGGCTGGCCGGTCGCGGGTGACGTACCGCCGCAGGCGCGCATCGGCGTCGACCCCCCGACGTGCGTCGTGGCCGGTGCCGCGGTCATCTCCCGGCTGGTCGGCCTGGCCGGCTTCACCCATGCACTGGTACGCCGGGAGCGGTCCACCTCGCCGTTGGGTGACCAGGTGGCGGTGCCGGTGCTGCGGACCGCCGCGCCGCCGGCCGTCGGCCAGGTGTACGCCGCGGTGGTCATGCTGGCCGGCGCGCAGGCGGACACCCCCGGCCCGCTACCGGCCGTGACGGTGACCGCCGGCCCCGACGGGGACACCGTCGCCGTCCGCTGGCCCGACGGGCACCTCTCGACGCTGCTGCTGTCGTCCGCCCCCGGCTGA
- a CDS encoding substrate-binding domain-containing protein translates to MPADRMFNLQRRERLLEELRRHGAVRVKDLAPLLGVSELTVRRDIAALAESQLLTKVHGGATLPTQLGPAPRRPRVAPTRFTIGMVVPSLDYYWPQIVTGARSAAASLGVHIQLRGSSYDLAEDRRQITRLIDAQQVQGLLLAPSLDGDGAADMIRWIGDLPVPTILVERQTPRWTPTRQQLEWVRSDHALGLEIAVRHLHAHGHRRIGLVLSKGSPTSAHLAQGWALACADLGLPADLVIREAVALDAPGHRTIIGDVLRRCRREGVSALIVHGDPDAMSVAQYCAEQGLAIPDQLALVSYDDEVAHLAEPALTAVRPPKHQVGRVAVELMVARLVEGRRRPAQRVLITPDLVIRDSSTPRPAR, encoded by the coding sequence GTGCCGGCGGACCGGATGTTCAACCTGCAGCGGCGCGAACGGCTGCTGGAGGAGTTGCGCCGCCACGGCGCGGTCCGGGTCAAGGACCTGGCACCGCTGCTGGGCGTGAGCGAACTGACCGTACGGCGGGACATCGCCGCCCTGGCCGAGAGCCAGCTGCTGACCAAGGTGCACGGCGGCGCGACCCTGCCCACCCAGCTGGGGCCCGCGCCACGACGCCCCCGGGTGGCACCGACCCGGTTCACCATCGGCATGGTCGTACCGTCGCTGGACTACTACTGGCCGCAGATCGTCACCGGGGCCCGCAGCGCGGCCGCCTCCCTCGGCGTGCACATCCAGCTGCGCGGATCCAGCTACGACCTGGCCGAGGACCGCCGGCAGATCACCCGGTTGATCGACGCGCAGCAGGTGCAGGGGCTGCTGCTGGCACCGAGCCTCGACGGCGACGGCGCCGCCGACATGATCCGCTGGATCGGCGACCTGCCGGTCCCGACCATCCTGGTCGAGCGGCAGACTCCCCGCTGGACACCGACCCGCCAGCAGCTCGAATGGGTCCGCAGCGACCACGCCCTCGGGCTGGAGATCGCCGTACGTCACCTGCACGCCCACGGCCACCGCCGGATCGGACTGGTGCTGTCCAAGGGCAGCCCCACCTCCGCCCACCTCGCCCAGGGCTGGGCGCTGGCCTGCGCCGACCTCGGCCTCCCCGCCGACCTGGTGATCCGGGAGGCGGTGGCGCTGGACGCGCCCGGCCACCGCACGATCATCGGCGACGTGCTGCGGCGGTGTCGACGCGAAGGGGTGAGCGCGCTGATCGTGCACGGCGACCCGGACGCCATGTCGGTGGCCCAGTACTGCGCCGAGCAGGGGTTGGCCATCCCCGACCAGCTCGCCCTGGTGTCGTACGACGACGAGGTGGCGCACCTGGCCGAGCCGGCCCTGACCGCCGTACGGCCGCCGAAGCACCAGGTGGGCCGGGTCGCCGTCGAGCTGATGGTCGCCCGGCTGGTGGAGGGCCGCCGCCGACCGGCACAACGGGTGCTGATCACCCCCGACCTGGTGATCCGTGACTCGTCCACGCCCCGGCCGGCCCGCTGA